Genomic segment of Buchnera aphidicola (Aphis fabae):
CCATCTTTTCCAAAACAATAAATTTTTATTTTTAATGTTTCTAAATATTTTTTTAAAATGCTAAAATCAGCAGATTTTTTATCTCCCCCTAATAATAATCTTATTGTTCCTTGAGTATTTATATTTTCTAGAGCTGCTTTCGTACTATTAACATTGGTAGATTTTGAATCATTAATCCAAGATATATTATTATGTTTATGTATTAATTGAAATCGATGTGGTAAATTTAAAAATCTACTAAGTTCTTTTTTAACTTCATTACGAGGAAAATTCATAGCATCTGAAATTGCTAATGATACTAAAGCATTTTCATAGTTTTGATATCCATATAGTGATGTTTTGGACGTATTAAGTATTTTTTCTTTTTTACAACATAAAAAAGTATTACCTTCAATATTATTAAGATAATAATCGCTATCTTTTGTTCCAAAAGTAATATATTTTTTATTTTTATTTTTAAAAAAAATTTTTTTTTCTCGTGAATTTACTAAGCATATTTCTGAATTCTTGTAAACAGATAATTTCATTTTTTTATACTGTTTAAATCCTTTCGGATATCTATCTAAATGATCTTCATTAATATTAAGTACTACAGCTATTTTTGATTTTAAGCTAAATATATTTTCTAATTGAAAACTAGATAATTCTAGTATATATAGATCAGCGTTCTTTTCTAACATTTCTAATGCTGGAAATCCAATATTTCCTCCTAAATAAACTTTATATCCTGATTTTTTTGCAATTTTTTTTACCATTGTAGCTACAGTGCTTTTTCCATTAGTTCCTGTAATAGAAATAATTGGAGATTTTGCTTCTCTAGCAAACAATTCAATATCACTAATTATTTCAATACCTAATATTCGAGCTTCTATTAAAATTGGTTTAAAAGAAGATATTCCAGGACTAATAATAATTAAATCTGATTCTAAAATCCATGTTTTTTCTAAACTTCCTAATTTATATTGAATAATTTTAGGAATTTTATTTAAATAATCAGGTTTTTTAGCTTCATCAATTATTTTAGGAATTGCACCTCTTTTTAAAAAAAAATTAATACAAGATATACCAGTTAAACCTATACCTAAAATTAATATTTTTTTCTTTGAATACTTATATACCATTATGTATCCTTAAAGATAACATGCCTATTAATAATAATATAAAAGATATTATCCAAAATCTAATAGTAATCAAAGGTTCTGATAATCCTTTTATTTCGTAATGATGATGAATTGGAGCCATTTTAAATATTCTTTTTTTTCTAATTTTAAAGTAGAGAATTTGTAATATTACAGATAGAGTTTCAAAAACAAAAACACCACCCATTATTAGCAATAATAATTCTTGATGTAATAATAGAGATATTATTCCTAATGCACCACCTAATGATAAAGATCCAACATCTCCCATAAATATTTGAGCTGGATAAGTATTGAACCATAAAAATCCTAATCCAGAACCAATAATTGCTCCGCATAATACACTTAACTCATTTGATTGTTCTGAATAAGAAACATTTATATAATTACATAAATTAATATCAGAACTAAAAAAAGCAATTAAACCAAATCCAAATGATATAAGAATTATTGGCATAATAGCTAATCCATCTAATCCATCTGTTAAATTTACTCCATTGCTTGTACCTACAATAACAAAATAAGATAAAAATATATAAAAATAATTTATCTTTAAAGGTATTGAAGTGTAGAAAGGAATTATTAGTTCAATAGAAGCACTATTTTCTTTTTTAGAATAGATGAGGTAAATAATTAATATAGCAATTATTGATAACCAAAAAAATTTATATAATATTTTTAATCCCGTTGAATTATTAAATTTAATTTTTTTATAATCATCTAATAACCCAATTAAACCATATCCTAATATAATAGCAAGAACATACCAGATATATGTATTATTTAAATTACAGTAAAGAAGAGTAGATAAGCATATTGAAATAATAATAAATACTCCACCCATAGTAGGAGTATTATTTTTATTTAAATGTCCAATAGGTCCATCAGTTCTTATAATCTGAAATTTTTGTAATTTTTTAAAACAAGATATGATATATGGTCCAATAAACAAATTTATAAAAAAAGATGTTAATAAACTAAAAAGTATTCGGAAAGAAATAAAAGTAAATATTTTAAAATTTAAGTATTTATTAATTAAGAATATCATTTTTTTTATACTCTTTTATTAAATATTCTGTGATTTTTTCCATTTTCATATGACGTGAACCTTTGATCAAAATTGTACTTTTATTCTGTTTTAAAATCGTTTCTTTTAATTTTTTATTTAATATATGTTTATTTTTTTCTGAAAAATGTTTTCCATTTTTACATATTTTAAAAATTTCATGACTATATTTTCCAAAACTAAAAATATGATTAATATTTGATATATTAGCAATATTTCCTATAATTTTATGGTATAAAATACTTTTTTCACCTAATTCTGCCATATCTCCTATAACTAATATTTTATAACCTGGCATTTTTTCTAAAATTTTAATCGCTATAATCATAGAAGCAACGTTTGAGTTATACGTATCGTTGATTAAAATTGTATTTTTACTTAATTTAATAGGTTCTAATCGTCCTGGTATAATAGGAGCTTCTAATAATCCAACTTGAATTTGTTTTAGTGGTATATGAACAGCAAATGAAAGAGCACTAGCAGCTAAGGCATTAGATATACTTTGATAACCTAGATAGGGTAATACAATATTTATTGTACCAGATGGTGTATGCATAGTAAAACATGTTTGATTTGCATGAATTTTAATGTTAGTAGCAAAAAAATCACTTTCTTTTTTTTTTTAATAGAAAAATAAAATATTTTTTTATTTTTAATTTTTTTTGTCCATTGTGAAAGATGATGACTATCTAAATTAATAATAACTGTACCTTTATTTTTTAAATAAGATAGTATTTCTGATTTTTCTTTTGATATTCCTAATAATGATTTAAATCCTTCTAAATGTGAATAATAAATATTATTTATTAATGCGATATTTGGTTGGGTAATTTTTGAAATATAATCAATTTCACCTGGATTGTTAGTTCCTAATTCAACTACTGCATATTTATCTGTTTTTTTTAATTTTAATAAAGTAATAGGAACACCTATATGATTATTTTGATTATTAATAGTATATATTATATTATGTTTTTTTTTGAGTATAGAAGCAGTCATTTCTTTTACTGAAGTTTTTCCACAAGATCCAGTAATAGCTAATATTTTTGGATTGATTATATTACGAAGACAAGCGGCAATTTGTCCTAAAGCAATAGTGGTGTCTTCAACTATAATATAAGAAATACAAGATATTATTTTTCTATTAGTGATAATTGCCGAACATCCTTTTTTGATAGCTTCTTTGATAAAAAAATGTGCATCAAATTGTTTACCTTTTAATGCAATGAATAAAGTATTTGGTATTATTTCTTTAGTATTTATGCTAATATTATTGATTATAATATTTTTACCAAATAATAAACCATTTGTAATATTCGCAATCTTTTTCAACGACATAGGAATCATGTTGTTTTTTCCAATAAATGTGATACTATTTCCTGATCTGAATGGTAAATATATTGATCTCCAATTATTTGATAGTTTTCATGTCCTTTACCAGCAATAAAAATTATATCATTAATATTTGAT
This window contains:
- the murD gene encoding UDP-N-acetylmuramoyl-L-alanine--D-glutamate ligase, with product MVYKYSKKKILILGIGLTGISCINFFLKRGAIPKIIDEAKKPDYLNKIPKIIQYKLGSLEKTWILESDLIIISPGISSFKPILIEARILGIEIISDIELFAREAKSPIISITGTNGKSTVATMVKKIAKKSGYKVYLGGNIGFPALEMLEKNADLYILELSSFQLENIFSLKSKIAVVLNINEDHLDRYPKGFKQYKKMKLSVYKNSEICLVNSREKKIFFKNKNKKYITFGTKDSDYYLNNIEGNTFLCCKKEKILNTSKTSLYGYQNYENALVSLAISDAMNFPRNEVKKELSRFLNLPHRFQLIHKHNNISWINDSKSTNVNSTKAALENINTQGTIRLLLGGDKKSADFSILKKYLETLKIKIYCFGKDGINISKICQKKSIYIQDLKNAMTLISKEVVSGDIVLLSPGCSSKDQFKNFEERGDLFITLSKEIS
- a CDS encoding UDP-N-acetylmuramoyl-tripeptide--D-alanyl-D-alanine ligase, which gives rise to MIPMSLKKIANITNGLLFGKNIIINNISINTKEIIPNTLFIALKGKQFDAHFFIKEAIKKGCSAIITNRKIISCISYIIVEDTTIALGQIAACLRNIINPKILAITGSCGKTSVKEMTASILKKKHNIIYTINNQNNHIGVPITLLKLKKTDKYAVVELGTNNPGEIDYISKITQPNIALINNIYYSHLEGFKSLLGISKEKSEILSYLKNKGTVIINLDSHHLSQWTKKIKNKKIFYFSIKKKKKVIFLLLTLKFMQIKHVLLCIHHLVQ
- the mraY gene encoding phospho-N-acetylmuramoyl-pentapeptide-transferase — encoded protein: MIFLINKYLNFKIFTFISFRILFSLLTSFFINLFIGPYIISCFKKLQKFQIIRTDGPIGHLNKNNTPTMGGVFIIISICLSTLLYCNLNNTYIWYVLAIILGYGLIGLLDDYKKIKFNNSTGLKILYKFFWLSIIAILIIYLIYSKKENSASIELIIPFYTSIPLKINYFYIFLSYFVIVGTSNGVNLTDGLDGLAIMPIILISFGFGLIAFFSSDINLCNYINVSYSEQSNELSVLCGAIIGSGLGFLWFNTYPAQIFMGDVGSLSLGGALGIISLLLHQELLLLIMGGVFVFETLSVILQILYFKIRKKRIFKMAPIHHHYEIKGLSEPLITIRFWIISFILLLIGMLSLRIHNGI
- a CDS encoding glutamate ligase domain-containing protein, whose protein sequence is MHTPSGTINIVLPYLGYQSISNALAASALSFAVHIPLKQIQVGLLEAPIIPGRLEPIKLSKNTILINDTYNSNVASMIIAIKILEKMPGYKILVIGDMAELGEKSILYHKIIGNIANISNINHIFSFGKYSHEIFKICKNGKHFSEKNKHILNKKLKETILKQNKSTILIKGSRHMKMEKITEYLIKEYKKNDILN